Part of the Quercus robur chromosome 5, dhQueRobu3.1, whole genome shotgun sequence genome, CCAGCGTGGGGATGAAGGGCAACACCAACAGTTTTGAGAATTTCTCCACTCTTTCCATTGTGGGGATGGAGGGCATCGGTAAGACAACTCTTGCCAAGATGGTGTTTAATAATAGAGCTATTCAGAAGCATTTCGTTCACAGATACTGGGTATCTCTACCAGATATAACAGATGATAAGACCGAACTCTTGACAAAATTAGGAAAAGAGGTGCTGCCAGCTaatgagaaagagaaggaaaaatattaCTCTTACAAGGTGgtgaatgattttttgaaaactaggaaGTACCTTCTAGTTCTGGACAAAATTCCCAACAAGGAAACCTGGGATACTCTAAAAGAAGCATTCCTAGATAACGGAAAAGGGAGCAGAATTTTGCTCACCACACGGGACAAGAGTGTAGCTTCACATGCTGGCCCAAGTTGCAAACCGTACCATCTTAGACTACGAACTAATGATGAGAGCCGGGCTTTGTTTGGGCAGATGGTGCACTGTATGGATGAACCTTCTCATCCTAATCATGAAACCTCTTCAGAATTGAAAAATCTTGTCAAAAAAGTTGTAAGAAGATGTGGGGGCTTGCCACTTTCCATCTTAAATCATGGCTATCTATTGTCCGGGAAAGAAGTGACCACTGATGACTTGTCAAGGGTGCTTGAGCATGTCAATCCTTACCAAAGACCATGGtcagaaaatttggaaaaaaacaaaaaagacttGCATCCGTATCTAAGTCAATGTCTTTCTTACTTTGTGAAATTTCCGAAAGACTCAGAAATTTCTTCAAGAAGATTAGCAGCTTTGTGGGTTGCAGAAGGGCTCGTAGAAGTGAGTGATAATAAGCCTCTTAAATCTGTTGCAGAGAATTATTTGTTAGAGTTGATAAGCCACAACTTGGTACAGATACTGGAGAGAAAGATGAACGGGAATGCTAGGACATGTGTCTTACCTTGTACTCTCAGAGAAATCTGGTTGCGAGAGTATCCAAGTTCTTGCTTAAATGAGCaagtaataatttatttttatgaaaatgatGTCAGATCTTGTCAAGGCTTTGGTGGTAGCAATTATTCACCGAGTATATCACAAAGCTCCAAAAATCCCCAGTCCATGGTCTGTTTTGATACTAGAGAAGGAGATAAACCTGGAGAAGAAATTGGTAACTACCTTAAGAAAGGCATTTCAAGAGGGCACCTCTTACAGTTGAAGGTGCTTGATCTAGAACAAGCGTTCAAACCTCAGTTGCCAAAGAATATAGGAAAATTCAAACAATTAACGTATCTGGGGTTAAGGTGGACTTACCTTGAGAGTCTCCCGAAATCAATTGGCGACTTAGTGAACCTTGAAATATTGGATGTGAAGCATACTTATATTCGCATACTCCCTAGTTCAATATGGAAACTGCAGAAACTTCAAAACCTGTATTTGAGTGATTTTTGTCGAAGCAAAATTGATCACCAACCAGAAAAGAAATGTCATCAACCCAATAGGAAATTTCTgcaaaatcttcaaattttgCGGAGTGGATTTGTAGATAAAGACAATCCTCTGAAGGATGCCTTCAATATGATGACAAACCTTCAGATATTAGATCTGGCGTTCCAGTTGGAGTTGTCACAGCAAAATGCATTGGCAGATAGTCTTGTGGAACTAAAGAAACTTCAAGAATTGACGTTAAAATCAATCGATGAAATTAGTCAACCTCAAGATCTCTATGTGGATCACTTGTCATGCCTCAAATATCTCTCATCCCTATCTCTGTTTGGAAAATTAAATGATCCATCCACCATCATAAACACTACTGCACTCCCCCAAAGCCTGACTGATCTTACTTTATCAGCCTCTGGCCTTTCAGATGATCCAATGCCACAGTTAGAGAAGCTTCACAAACTTGAGTGCCTTACTTTCTACTCTGCTTCTTATACTGGGAAAAGCATGTTTTGCTCTAAGGGAGGCTTCCCTAAGCTTCAAGTTCTGAAATTCATAATGCTTCAGGAATTGGAAGAATGGCATGTGGAGGAACAAGCAATGCCGACCCTCAAGAAGTTGGAGTTCCGATCTTGCAAGAAATTGAAGGTCCCCTCCGGGTTGATCCATCTCAAGACCCTTCGTGAATTGAAGTTAAAAATGATGCCACTTAATTTCACAAGACAAGTGGAAAAACGCAAGGAGCAAACCTGGGAACATATTTCTGTCTTTCCGGTCTTAATTATTGATTTGCAGTAGTCAATGCTGAACGGAACTCAAGCTCCTGTCTATGTTATTGAGGTTGTCTTTCTTTTTACATCTCTGTTCCTTTTGATTATTCAGCTCTTTAAGCAAGTTATTATGATTTTGACATTGCAATTTGTATCTACAGATTGTCCTTCCTTTCATGTCTCAAGCAACTGTTAGGGTCTCCATGAATGAGGGTACTAAGGTATTTGACCAATAAATGGCATATGCTTGCAATGCAAATGACTGGAATAAAATTGCAAGCTTTGCTGCAAAAAAGTGCTACTCTATGTCTGTGTGgttcatttatttgttttatttgttctttgttttttgtttttttttttttttctctatcgGTTGGCTCTAAGGCATTTGATCAATAATATGTAGCTCATATCCATGACCATAAAAAAATAGTCATTCCTTACTATGCAGATGACTGCAATAAATTGGGGGTGCCATATTTTTTCTTccagaaatatatatatatatatatatatatttgttagtGATTATTGTACTCTAGTGGCTATCATTGAATAATTATCCAATTTGTTGTGCCAATTGTCCTTTGCCCTTGGTAAGACAAGTAGCTACCACATTTTTTGAGTTACCAGCTGCTAATGTGTGCAATGCATTAGAGAGTTaaagaaaaaatgcaaatatttaATAGCTAATGGAGGAAATTCAGATTTATTGTTCTAATGCTAGAACCAACGACTTTGTAGTTCTTCACCATTCCCATAACAACCAAATGCATAATAGAAAGGTTAACATAAGTGATGGGACTGATGAACTCAACCCCTTGGACGATCTCATCAAATGTACTCGTCCACCTTGACACAACACAGAAGAACGCAGTAGAGCCATTAATAATAACCTTCAATGCCTTGGACAGTTACCAAACAGTTGGCAAACCGTTGGAGCCTCATCAAAACCCATATTCATGAGCCTTGAGGTGTTACAAAAAGTCATCCCGGCAACCAAAGACCTGCCCAAGGGAAACTTGGCCCAACATGGGAAGGTCCCTACCAGGTCGTTTATTACTCTAAACAAGGTAGCTATCACCTAGAGAACTTAGACGGGTAGAGACTGCCAcgaccatggaacattgagTACTTGAAGACGTACCACCAATAGATGTAACAAACaattgtattcattttttaaagcaataaaagaactATTTAGCCAATGACTTAATGCAAGCAAACCTAGCAGCTTAGAAGCCAAAAttgacaagatcccttaaatgggtgtaagtcacaaaaattggctaagtaacaagattccacctagacggatgtaagttactgacgatgCCAAAAATGACAtgatcccttaaatgggtgtaagtcacaaaaattggctaagtaacaagattctgcccagacggatgtaagttactgatgatgccaaaaatgacaagatcccttaaataggtgtaagtcacaaaagttggctaagtaacaagattccgcctagacggatgtaagttactaacaAAGCCATAAAACTGACGAGATCCCTTAAACgggtgtaagtcacaaaaaagaaaagaaattttggCTAACAAAGACTCCGCCTAGACAGGTGTAAGTTACTGACGGGTCAATACCCCTTCAAAAGTGCAAGTCACAACAGAAAATTTAACTAAGTACAAGCTACCAATGCAGATGAAGCAACTAAGTGAACGAAGCAAGCAGAAATCATGCAAAGACAAGAATACAAACAAGTAAGTATGTAATCATGAATATAATTAAAGGCCCAAAAATAACGGGCAACCATCATTGTttcaacatcaaaaataaaagcccATAAATGCTGGGCCATAAACATTGTTATGAAATTAGAATGAAAATATTGTTCTAGAATTAGAATTAAAAAGGCCCAATAAACCGGgcacctaaaaaagaaaagaagaagaagataagtagCAGGTTCAGGCATCGGCGGCCACGTTGTCATTAGCTGGGGGCGCAGGAGCACTCTCGGGGGCATCACCTTTAAGAGTCGTGGATTGGGGGGCCTCGTCAACAGCCATCTCTTTGTCTACGTCCTCAAGATCGAGGTTCTCTAGATCCGCTCCAGTAGGGTGCATGATGAGGTATCGCCTCAGAAGCTCAAATCCCTTGAAGTACCAACTGAAGAGCACAGTATTGTACT contains:
- the LOC126727695 gene encoding probable disease resistance RPP8-like protein 2 — protein: MAFSISMRFLAFILIVIVPVYLIIRWLGQVKDIFEQVQRDFKILEAIMKDIEEVAESAKKIDEKPNQLRDSQLKPGATVQLSDAERGWFEATKTLVGTVKDCSESYRRLHEIKCFLELFYSGFTGFKKICDLKADLGSCNSLINDQLWKKTKICKSVEQSRSIVRSLKDRPIEEDKSSIYKREKETVFIEKKFKSLMDNINPNLVPETQKEIKYSIQLPLHLLSAFLRDLEGHTLESETEKAWVKEAEEVICKLQHQIDRKTTDLLKWLPFLGNWMMAKDLPKSFEKIERLLWLLFSKKYELDFTFIRIVPSKSVDRTPHQKTQAKIDDKEILEVLDKFHKQLSQEQPKVAFRLNELPDYFEKVHELLKDANPVEGMDNSRMAWKDQMKIIVKDAICSLSSSQPQSSKSQKETDPWLKFSAETARLKKALDLLAISIKIFHIELMRETNWVVGLEEDIHEIVSQLTTNSAENFSTLTSVGMKGNTNSFENFSTLSIVGMEGIGKTTLAKMVFNNRAIQKHFVHRYWVSLPDITDDKTELLTKLGKEVLPANEKEKEKYYSYKVVNDFLKTRKYLLVLDKIPNKETWDTLKEAFLDNGKGSRILLTTRDKSVASHAGPSCKPYHLRLRTNDESRALFGQMVHCMDEPSHPNHETSSELKNLVKKVVRRCGGLPLSILNHGYLLSGKEVTTDDLSRVLEHVNPYQRPWSENLEKNKKDLHPYLSQCLSYFVKFPKDSEISSRRLAALWVAEGLVEVSDNKPLKSVAENYLLELISHNLVQILERKMNGNARTCVLPCTLREIWLREYPSSCLNEQVIIYFYENDVRSCQGFGGSNYSPSISQSSKNPQSMVCFDTREGDKPGEEIGNYLKKGISRGHLLQLKVLDLEQAFKPQLPKNIGKFKQLTYLGLRWTYLESLPKSIGDLVNLEILDVKHTYIRILPSSIWKLQKLQNLYLSDFCRSKIDHQPEKKCHQPNRKFLQNLQILRSGFVDKDNPLKDAFNMMTNLQILDLAFQLELSQQNALADSLVELKKLQELTLKSIDEISQPQDLYVDHLSCLKYLSSLSLFGKLNDPSTIINTTALPQSLTDLTLSASGLSDDPMPQLEKLHKLECLTFYSASYTGKSMFCSKGGFPKLQVLKFIMLQELEEWHVEEQAMPTLKKLEFRSCKKLKVPSGLIHLKTLRELKLKMMPLNFTRQVEKRKEQTWEHISVFPVLIIDLQ